Proteins encoded within one genomic window of Triticum aestivum cultivar Chinese Spring chromosome 2D, IWGSC CS RefSeq v2.1, whole genome shotgun sequence:
- the LOC123049883 gene encoding uncharacterized protein → MATMGVGGAVKMIIGAKEERVVGTGKAPGACPSCGGPVVATDVESERRILCLPLCLKSKRKYSCTRCFRRLVTVYG, encoded by the coding sequence ATGGCGACAATGGGCGTGGGCGGAGCGGTGAAGATGATCATCGGGGCGAAGGAGGAGCGGGTGGTGGGCACGGGCAAGGCGCCCGGCGCGTGCCCGTCCTGCGGCGGCCCGGTGGTGGCGACCGACGTGGAGAGCGAGCGGCGCATCCTCTGCCTCCCGCTGTGCCTCAAGAGCAAGCGCAAGTACTCCTGCACCAGGTGCTTCCGCCGACTCGTCACCGTCTACGGCTAG